One Bacillus sp. 1780r2a1 DNA segment encodes these proteins:
- a CDS encoding glucose 1-dehydrogenase, with amino-acid sequence MTFEREVVVVTGGASGIGKGVVSAYAKKGAKVVIADIDEEQGNKHAKTLRETGAQAMFIPTDVRKEEDVINLIKETVSAYGSITILVNNAGVTKWKSPYELTLDEWDDIINLNLRSVFLCSREAAKVMRNNKMGGSIVNLASTRAVMSEPNTEAYAATKGGIVALTHALAISLGPDKITVNAISPGWIETQQYEELRDIDHAQHPSNRVGTPEDIAKACLYLTHPDNDFVTGTNVVVDGGMTRKMIYEH; translated from the coding sequence TTGACATTTGAACGTGAGGTTGTTGTGGTAACCGGCGGTGCAAGCGGAATTGGAAAAGGCGTGGTAAGCGCCTACGCCAAAAAAGGTGCTAAAGTAGTGATTGCAGATATTGATGAAGAACAAGGGAATAAACATGCTAAAACGCTGCGTGAAACAGGCGCGCAAGCAATGTTTATTCCCACAGATGTAAGAAAAGAAGAAGATGTTATCAACCTCATCAAAGAAACTGTTTCAGCGTATGGATCAATTACCATTTTGGTTAATAATGCTGGGGTAACAAAGTGGAAGTCTCCTTATGAGTTAACGCTAGATGAATGGGATGATATCATAAATCTTAATTTGCGAAGCGTATTTTTATGCTCGAGAGAAGCAGCAAAAGTGATGCGAAATAACAAAATGGGTGGTTCCATTGTAAACTTAGCTTCTACGCGTGCTGTTATGTCAGAGCCAAATACTGAAGCATATGCTGCTACAAAAGGTGGGATTGTGGCGCTAACGCATGCTCTTGCCATTTCACTTGGACCAGACAAGATTACCGTCAACGCAATTTCGCCTGGGTGGATTGAGACCCAGCAATATGAAGAACTTCGAGATATTGATCATGCTCAGCATCCATCTAATCGAGTTGGTACTCCAGAAGATATTGCAAAAGCGTGTCTTTATCTAACGCACCCAGACAATGATTTTGTAACGGGAACGAACGTAGTTGTAGATGGTGGAATGACCCGCAAGATGATTTATGAACATTAA
- a CDS encoding ABC transporter ATP-binding protein translates to MIHLESLTKQFSNQKGIFNVSLHVNEGEVLGFLGPNGAGKSTTIRHLMGFIQPDQGSSFINGLNTWKEANKVQKIVGYLPGEISFLDDMTGMQFLELMTKMKGIKDISYRTYLIELLQFDPTISIRKMSKGMKQKAGIVTAFMNRPNVLILDEPTSGLDPLMQQIFIDLLVEHKKMGTTTFMSSHIFSEVERVCDKIVIIKDGRIVKDAPIEEVQRNKRNTFIVAVSTPEEVQRIVHSHLDATQLGELEVQIAVTDSFHELFQLLSDMNVTNFKSKSERLEDLFMNYYQEGGKSI, encoded by the coding sequence ATGATTCATTTAGAAAGCTTAACCAAGCAGTTTTCAAATCAAAAAGGCATTTTTAATGTTTCACTACATGTAAATGAAGGTGAAGTTCTTGGCTTTTTGGGCCCTAACGGAGCAGGAAAGTCTACTACTATTCGTCATTTAATGGGATTTATCCAACCAGATCAAGGGAGCTCTTTTATCAATGGGCTTAATACATGGAAAGAAGCCAATAAAGTTCAAAAAATAGTAGGTTATCTTCCTGGAGAAATTTCGTTTTTAGACGATATGACCGGCATGCAGTTTTTAGAATTAATGACGAAAATGAAAGGGATAAAAGACATCAGTTATCGAACCTATCTCATTGAGCTTCTTCAGTTTGATCCGACGATTTCCATTCGAAAGATGTCTAAAGGTATGAAGCAAAAGGCGGGGATTGTTACTGCTTTTATGAATCGCCCTAACGTTTTAATCTTAGATGAACCAACATCTGGTCTTGACCCGCTCATGCAACAGATATTCATTGATTTACTCGTTGAACATAAAAAGATGGGCACAACCACCTTTATGTCTTCTCACATTTTTTCAGAGGTTGAAAGAGTTTGCGATAAGATTGTCATTATTAAAGATGGAAGAATTGTAAAAGATGCACCTATTGAAGAGGTTCAAAGAAATAAGCGCAATACGTTTATTGTAGCAGTCTCTACTCCTGAAGAAGTACAACGTATTGTTCATTCTCACTTAGATGCAACGCAGCTTGGAGAACTTGAAGTACAAATCGCTGTAACAGATTCTTTCCATGAGTTATTTCAGCTGTTATCTGACATGAACGTAACAAACTTTAAAAGCAAGAGTGAAAGATTAGAAGATTTATTTATGAACTATTACCAAGAAGGGGGAAAATCAATATGA
- a CDS encoding ABC transporter permease: MNGPLLTTMLKSHAKSILSYTLGSTFYLLLIIYIYPSISQVEGLNDLIKSMPESLLKTFGIENGLSSLSDFIAGEYYGLLLLVLLSIFCILTSASLIAKLVDNGSMAYLLSTPASRMTVVLTQAVVGVIGLFIIIFITTACGIIVTKFFTSISEFDMWGFVKMNIVVFLLFFFISSYCFLCSSVCNESKKAWSIPTAITLLFYGIDLIGKLSDKLESLRYASIFYYFNPIEIGRGHEDIFVTCLLFGIAGVLLYTISAFLFSKRDLPL, from the coding sequence ATGAACGGACCCTTACTTACAACGATGCTAAAAAGTCACGCAAAATCCATCTTAAGCTACACGCTAGGTTCCACTTTTTACTTGTTGCTCATTATTTATATTTATCCTTCAATCTCCCAAGTAGAAGGACTAAACGACCTTATAAAATCAATGCCAGAGAGTTTGTTAAAAACATTTGGCATTGAAAATGGATTATCGTCTTTAAGTGATTTTATAGCTGGTGAGTATTACGGCTTATTGTTGTTGGTATTGCTGAGTATTTTTTGCATCTTAACATCTGCTTCTCTCATTGCAAAGCTTGTTGACAATGGTTCTATGGCATACCTTTTGTCAACTCCAGCTTCACGAATGACCGTTGTTCTTACTCAAGCTGTTGTAGGAGTAATTGGATTGTTTATTATTATTTTTATAACAACAGCTTGTGGCATTATTGTCACAAAGTTTTTCACATCAATAAGCGAATTTGATATGTGGGGATTTGTGAAGATGAATATTGTTGTCTTTTTATTATTTTTCTTTATTTCTAGCTATTGCTTTTTATGTTCAAGCGTATGCAATGAATCAAAAAAAGCTTGGAGCATCCCAACAGCTATCACACTTTTATTTTACGGAATTGACCTTATAGGTAAACTATCTGACAAGCTGGAATCCCTTCGCTACGCTTCAATTTTCTACTATTTTAACCCAATTGAAATTGGACGTGGACACGAAGATATTTTTGTCACTTGCTTGCTATTTGGAATAGCTGGTGTACTTCTATATACAATAAGCGCTTTCTTATTTTCCAAACGCGACCTGCCTTTATAA
- the metE gene encoding 5-methyltetrahydropteroyltriglutamate--homocysteine S-methyltransferase, with protein MTINTATIGYPRIGRNREWKKVIESYWKQESTEAELHNQLHELYVNQLRIQKDKGIDFVSVGDFSYYDHMLDTAVMFNIIPNRFKQQNLSSLDTYYAMARGNKEAEACEMTKWFNTNYHYIVPEFTDVKPVLNENRPLAYWQKAKDELALNGKPFLIGPATFILLGKGFKSEEVSTLFAQLTPLYIQVIKELHEAGAEWIQIDEPIFVTNKAEGYWKEIQAFYQRVSEEVPGANLIVQTYFEALDNYQSVVNLPVKAFGLDFVHDERKNSEAIKANGFPKGKKLFAGVIDGRNVWKSNLAEKAALVSELQKLVGKEEVIVQPSSTLLHVPVTVETEQELAADIRAGLSFAEEKLTELELLKDLLNGNSEAVKAHQQEIEVFSKVANRVHAKTRAELEEIDEQAVTRASVAERQRLQKEKFDLPLLPTTTIGSLPQTAEVRSKRLKWKQGQLTNEQYEAFIKEETKRWIEIQEEIGIDVLVHGEFERTDMVEFFGERLGGMLTTKNGWVQSYGSRCVRPPVVYGDVYLVEPMTVKEIVYAQSLTEKVVKGMLTGPITILNWSFPRTDISKYESMNQIALAIRKEVKALEEAGVHMIQVDEPALREGLPIRAEKQEAYLKATVEAFRLATTGVEDTTQIHTHMCYSKFDDMIDTISALDADVISIEASRSHGNIISSFEQYSYDKEIGLGIYDIHSPRIPSFEEMTNNLDRALRALNPAQFWVNPDCGLKTRNEKQVIDALTQMVNVTKKYREKLAAVAQ; from the coding sequence ATGACAATTAACACAGCAACAATTGGATATCCAAGAATTGGTAGAAATAGAGAATGGAAAAAAGTAATTGAGTCTTATTGGAAGCAGGAATCAACAGAAGCAGAGTTGCACAACCAGCTTCATGAATTATATGTTAATCAGCTTCGTATTCAAAAAGATAAGGGGATTGATTTTGTTTCAGTAGGTGATTTTAGTTACTACGATCACATGCTTGATACCGCGGTTATGTTTAATATTATTCCAAACCGTTTTAAACAGCAAAATCTATCTTCTCTTGATACATATTATGCAATGGCAAGAGGGAATAAAGAAGCAGAGGCATGTGAAATGACTAAGTGGTTTAATACCAATTATCACTACATTGTCCCAGAGTTTACTGACGTAAAGCCAGTATTAAATGAAAACAGACCGTTAGCATATTGGCAAAAAGCAAAGGACGAATTAGCACTTAACGGTAAGCCGTTCCTAATTGGACCAGCAACCTTCATCTTATTAGGTAAAGGATTTAAGTCGGAAGAAGTATCAACTTTATTCGCTCAATTAACTCCGCTTTACATTCAAGTCATTAAGGAATTACATGAAGCAGGCGCAGAATGGATTCAAATCGACGAACCAATTTTTGTGACGAACAAAGCAGAGGGATACTGGAAAGAAATTCAAGCATTTTATCAACGCGTTTCAGAGGAAGTGCCGGGTGCTAATCTCATCGTTCAAACGTATTTTGAAGCATTGGATAATTATCAATCTGTTGTGAACCTTCCTGTGAAAGCTTTTGGGTTAGATTTTGTACATGATGAGAGAAAAAATAGTGAAGCGATAAAAGCAAACGGCTTTCCAAAAGGAAAAAAGCTTTTTGCAGGCGTTATTGATGGTCGCAACGTGTGGAAAAGTAACTTAGCTGAAAAAGCTGCGCTTGTAAGTGAATTACAAAAATTAGTAGGAAAAGAAGAGGTAATTGTTCAGCCGTCTAGTACACTGCTTCATGTTCCTGTAACGGTAGAAACTGAACAAGAACTAGCAGCTGATATTCGAGCTGGCTTAAGTTTTGCTGAAGAAAAGCTTACTGAGCTAGAGCTTTTAAAAGACCTTTTAAATGGGAATAGCGAAGCAGTAAAAGCACATCAGCAAGAGATTGAGGTATTTTCAAAGGTTGCAAATCGCGTTCATGCGAAAACGAGAGCAGAGCTAGAAGAAATTGATGAACAAGCCGTAACACGTGCTTCTGTAGCTGAGCGTCAGCGTTTGCAAAAAGAAAAATTTGATTTGCCGCTATTACCAACTACAACAATTGGGAGCTTACCACAGACAGCAGAGGTTCGTTCGAAGCGCTTAAAATGGAAACAAGGTCAGTTAACAAACGAACAGTATGAAGCATTTATAAAGGAAGAAACAAAGCGTTGGATCGAGATTCAAGAAGAAATTGGAATTGATGTGCTGGTTCACGGTGAGTTTGAACGTACAGATATGGTTGAATTTTTTGGTGAGCGTTTAGGTGGTATGTTAACAACGAAAAATGGTTGGGTTCAATCATATGGATCTCGCTGCGTACGACCACCTGTGGTATACGGAGATGTTTATTTAGTCGAACCAATGACAGTCAAGGAAATTGTCTATGCACAAAGCTTAACAGAAAAAGTTGTGAAGGGAATGCTGACAGGACCAATCACGATTTTAAACTGGTCATTCCCACGCACAGATATCTCGAAATATGAAAGCATGAATCAAATTGCATTGGCCATTCGAAAAGAAGTTAAAGCGCTTGAAGAAGCGGGCGTTCATATGATCCAAGTGGATGAACCTGCTCTGCGAGAAGGCTTGCCAATTCGAGCTGAAAAGCAAGAAGCTTATTTAAAGGCTACTGTTGAAGCATTCCGTTTAGCAACAACAGGAGTGGAAGATACAACGCAAATTCATACACATATGTGCTATTCAAAGTTTGATGATATGATTGATACAATCTCTGCATTAGACGCAGATGTTATTTCAATTGAAGCATCAAGAAGTCATGGCAATATTATTTCTTCATTTGAGCAATATTCATACGATAAAGAAATTGGACTTGGTATTTACGATATTCATAGCCCTCGCATTCCAAGCTTTGAAGAAATGACAAATAATCTTGACCGTGCCCTTCGAGCATTAAATCCAGCACAGTTCTGGGTTAATCCAGACTGCGGTTTAAAAACAAGAAATGAAAAGCAGGTAATCGATGCTTTAACTCAGATGGTAAACGTTACGAAGAAGTATCGTGAAAAGCTAGCGGCAGTAGCACAATAA
- a CDS encoding phosphoesterase, whose protein sequence is MTKVKLISHNDLDGVSPALLARLAFGDENLDYDTVGIGRINDTVLHFIEEDNDGQDLYITDISVNDEVAAKLDELVKNGQKVTLIDHHISALPLAEKYDWVHVIPEDQNGTKTAATSLFYTYLLENNLLERTEMMDEYVELVRLFDTWDWFHEKNEKAKRLNHLYYLISHEEFKDTIYETLQASYTDASQSFEFTEKHAILLEAEEKRIEKYIYDKQKQMMQAEVEIAEQKYKVGIVFADTYQSELGNALCLEHEEIDFSVMVDMGRKKLGFRAVKDEINLAEIVGHIGGGGHPKASGCKLTSDTFKLFVTDYLFQPEEKGE, encoded by the coding sequence ATGACAAAAGTAAAATTAATTTCACATAATGATTTAGATGGCGTAAGCCCAGCTTTATTAGCTCGCTTAGCATTTGGTGATGAGAACCTTGATTACGATACGGTAGGAATCGGACGCATAAATGACACGGTGCTACATTTTATAGAAGAAGATAACGACGGTCAAGACTTATACATAACGGATATTAGCGTAAACGATGAAGTAGCAGCTAAGCTGGATGAACTTGTGAAAAATGGTCAAAAGGTGACGCTTATCGACCATCATATTTCTGCACTTCCGCTTGCTGAAAAATACGACTGGGTTCATGTGATACCAGAAGATCAGAATGGAACGAAAACAGCAGCTACTTCGCTTTTTTATACATATTTACTAGAAAATAATCTCTTAGAACGTACGGAGATGATGGATGAATACGTAGAGCTCGTACGCTTATTTGATACATGGGATTGGTTTCACGAGAAAAATGAAAAAGCAAAAAGACTTAATCATCTTTACTACTTAATTTCCCATGAAGAGTTTAAAGATACGATTTATGAAACATTACAAGCATCTTACACTGATGCCAGTCAAAGCTTTGAATTTACAGAAAAGCACGCAATTTTACTTGAAGCGGAAGAAAAGCGAATTGAAAAATATATTTATGACAAGCAAAAGCAAATGATGCAAGCAGAAGTAGAGATTGCCGAGCAAAAATATAAAGTAGGGATTGTTTTCGCAGACACCTATCAGTCAGAGCTGGGAAATGCATTATGTTTAGAGCACGAAGAAATCGACTTTTCAGTAATGGTTGATATGGGAAGAAAAAAATTAGGATTTCGAGCGGTGAAAGATGAGATTAATTTAGCTGAAATCGTTGGTCACATTGGCGGTGGAGGTCATCCAAAAGCATCTGGCTGCAAATTAACGAGCGATACATTTAAATTATTTGTAACGGATTACTTGTTTCAACCAGAAGAAAAAGGTGAATGA
- a CDS encoding TetR/AcrR family transcriptional regulator yields the protein MNGFERRKQKKQQDIQSATLKLFNQFGPSGMNIAKIAKEAKVSQVTIYNHFENKEQLIRETIKAYLKKQFELYEQLLLSNSKFETKLKNIMFEKSKSFTTINPQFLQELILEDEPLQKWFQSFYTEQLLPLLIKFIKISQQKGEINPKLSVDTILFYIQALKTQIDQLSPNDIASFDKNKSLEILHIFFKGISPD from the coding sequence ATGAATGGATTTGAAAGAAGAAAGCAGAAAAAACAGCAAGATATACAAAGCGCAACGCTAAAACTATTTAATCAGTTTGGTCCAAGCGGTATGAATATCGCTAAAATTGCAAAAGAAGCAAAAGTATCCCAGGTAACCATCTATAATCATTTTGAGAATAAAGAGCAGCTTATTCGAGAAACAATAAAGGCTTATCTGAAGAAACAGTTTGAATTATATGAACAGCTCCTTTTAAGCAATTCAAAGTTTGAAACAAAACTAAAGAATATTATGTTTGAAAAATCAAAGTCTTTTACTACAATTAATCCTCAATTTTTGCAAGAGTTAATTCTGGAAGACGAACCCTTGCAAAAATGGTTTCAATCTTTCTATACGGAACAATTGTTGCCTCTACTGATTAAGTTTATTAAGATTTCCCAGCAAAAAGGAGAAATTAATCCAAAATTATCTGTTGATACAATTTTATTTTATATTCAAGCTTTAAAAACACAGATAGATCAGCTATCTCCCAATGATATAGCTTCTTTCGATAAAAATAAGTCTTTGGAAATTTTACATATCTTTTTTAAAGGGATTTCTCCTGATTAA
- a CDS encoding YdcF family protein, whose protein sequence is MKRKLIYVFTSLLLGYVLFASYHIYSAASSPPPNNADYIMILGAKVNGRELSLSLRERMITALRYLEDNPSTIAIVSGGQGDDEDISEAEAMSTFLVNNGIDSARIIQENESTSTYENFLYTKNLIDITDKKIVLVSNQFHLYRASLIARRQGYNVYPLGAETPNVVKLQSYGREYVAIIKTWIFDRE, encoded by the coding sequence ATGAAAAGAAAACTTATCTACGTATTTACTTCTTTACTGCTTGGATACGTATTGTTCGCTTCGTATCATATTTACTCTGCAGCTAGTTCACCTCCTCCAAACAACGCAGATTACATTATGATTCTTGGAGCTAAGGTAAATGGAAGAGAGCTATCGTTAAGTTTACGAGAGCGTATGATTACTGCGCTACGCTATTTAGAAGATAACCCTTCAACAATCGCAATTGTCTCAGGTGGACAAGGTGATGATGAAGACATTTCTGAAGCGGAAGCGATGTCTACTTTTTTAGTAAATAATGGAATTGATTCTGCTCGCATTATCCAAGAAAATGAATCTACTTCCACTTATGAAAACTTTCTCTATACCAAAAATCTTATCGATATCACTGACAAAAAGATTGTACTCGTCAGCAACCAGTTTCATCTATACCGTGCATCACTGATTGCCAGAAGGCAAGGATATAACGTATATCCATTAGGTGCAGAAACACCAAACGTTGTGAAGCTTCAATCATACGGTCGTGAGTATGTGGCAATTATTAAAACTTGGATATTTGATCGTGAATAA
- a CDS encoding dicarboxylate/amino acid:cation symporter, translating to MKKPSLLTQVLVAFVVAVALGLIFGDKMSVVQPLGDLFLRLIKFIMAPLILTTLIVGVTSLQDTKQLFSMGGRTIVFYLFTTLIAVTIGIVYAVILAPGTGANVSLPQGATVPSGEAPTITETVLNMIPENPFAALMEGNILQIIFMAIAIGLGILFVGEPARPVQKLFESFSTVMFKITSGIMVIAPIGIFGMVAPIIGEYGLAVLAPLAKVIIAVALGCLTQLLVAYSLAVKGFAGMSPFTFLKGIAPAGLVAFSTASSGATLPVSMKNVQENLGVSKETASFVLPLGATMNMDGSAIYQGVAALFIAQFYGIDLGMSEILLIMFTTTIASIGTAGVPGAGMIMLTMVLAAVNLPVEGIALIAAVDRILDMFRTSVNIVGDAAASVVVDSYEKKSKEKARKQAS from the coding sequence ATGAAGAAACCATCGTTACTAACGCAGGTATTAGTAGCATTCGTCGTAGCTGTTGCGCTCGGTCTTATCTTTGGAGATAAGATGTCTGTCGTGCAGCCGCTTGGCGATTTGTTTCTAAGGCTCATTAAATTTATTATGGCGCCTTTAATTTTAACGACGCTTATTGTGGGCGTAACAAGTTTACAAGATACGAAGCAGCTTTTTAGTATGGGAGGACGAACGATTGTTTTTTACCTCTTTACAACATTAATTGCTGTGACAATTGGTATTGTATATGCCGTAATTTTAGCACCTGGTACAGGAGCTAACGTGTCGTTACCCCAAGGAGCCACTGTGCCTAGTGGAGAAGCACCAACGATCACGGAGACGGTGCTAAACATGATTCCCGAAAATCCATTTGCAGCGTTAATGGAAGGGAATATCCTCCAAATTATCTTTATGGCAATTGCAATTGGTCTAGGGATTTTATTTGTAGGAGAGCCAGCAAGGCCAGTTCAAAAGCTATTTGAATCTTTTTCCACAGTCATGTTTAAAATTACAAGTGGTATTATGGTCATTGCACCAATCGGTATCTTTGGAATGGTAGCACCGATTATTGGTGAATACGGTTTAGCTGTTTTAGCACCTCTTGCTAAGGTGATTATTGCCGTAGCGCTAGGTTGCTTAACACAGCTTCTCGTTGCGTATTCTCTTGCGGTTAAAGGCTTTGCTGGAATGAGTCCTTTTACTTTTTTAAAAGGAATTGCACCAGCCGGTCTTGTCGCTTTTAGTACAGCAAGCAGTGGTGCAACGCTACCAGTTTCAATGAAAAACGTTCAGGAAAACCTTGGCGTTTCAAAAGAAACAGCAAGCTTTGTATTACCGTTAGGAGCCACAATGAATATGGACGGTAGTGCGATTTACCAAGGTGTTGCAGCCCTATTTATTGCACAATTTTATGGAATTGATCTCGGTATGAGTGAAATTTTACTAATTATGTTTACAACTACAATTGCATCAATTGGTACTGCAGGTGTTCCAGGAGCCGGGATGATTATGTTAACAATGGTACTAGCAGCGGTCAACCTTCCAGTTGAAGGAATTGCTTTAATTGCTGCAGTTGATCGTATTCTTGATATGTTCCGTACGTCCGTTAATATCGTCGGGGATGCTGCAGCTTCTGTTGTTGTAGACTCATATGAGAAGAAATCAAAAGAAAAAGCGAGGAAGCAAGCATCGTGA
- a CDS encoding helix-turn-helix transcriptional regulator, producing MNQSTLCPRFEKAMTILSQRWTGLIIYKLLSGPQRFCTIESSISVSGRVLSERLKDLEQQGIVKREVFPETPVRIEYSLTEKGKALEPIMKEIEKWSQHWLEEDNLS from the coding sequence ATGAATCAATCAACCTTATGTCCACGCTTTGAAAAAGCAATGACGATTTTAAGTCAGCGCTGGACCGGGCTCATTATTTATAAGCTTCTGTCTGGACCACAGCGCTTTTGTACCATCGAGTCATCCATTTCAGTAAGCGGTCGTGTCTTATCAGAACGCTTGAAAGACCTTGAACAACAAGGGATTGTTAAGCGTGAAGTTTTTCCAGAAACGCCCGTACGCATCGAGTATTCCTTAACTGAAAAAGGAAAAGCGCTTGAACCTATTATGAAAGAAATTGAAAAATGGTCACAGCACTGGTTGGAAGAAGACAACTTGTCATAA